The Arachis ipaensis cultivar K30076 chromosome B10, Araip1.1, whole genome shotgun sequence DNA window agtccccaaggattttagaatcggacattttagtcccaaaaaaaaattaatacacagatcaatctcCAAGATTTTATTCCGacagacaaatcagtccccagttcattttccggcagagtaattacccagatcagtccccaaaaattttaaaaacggacattttagtccccaagaaaaactaatgtacaaatcaatcttCAATgtttctctctgttagacataatAGTCCTGCGATTAAATTCATTTTATATTATATGTTGTGTATTATATGAAATAGCTGGGATATTTTCCTAATGGAATACAAATTTATATTGCAGGATTTGGAGATGAATATTTTGGGACATCAGATGGTGAAGAATCTAATAAGTCAAAGCTTCAAGCATATAAAAGTGTTCTTAATTCAAAGCAAATTGAAGAAAGCTTGGTAAGAATAATATTCTAGACTGACGAAATTATTAACAACTTTATTATATAGTAACGTAATAATTTGATTTATTATTATATGATTATATATTTTGAAGGTGAATTTTGCAAGGTGGGAACCGTGCCATGGTCCTTTCAGATATGGTCACCCTTGGAAACAATATTTGAAAATTGGAAGCTTATTAAGGCAATGTGCCTACCTCATTGATTCTCTTATTGGCTTCCTTGATTATACCAAGGTACTAAAATTACAATTAGTAACAATAATCAACTTTTTAAATGTGATTAGTTGACAttgtaaaaataatttgaaatgtTTACGTTTTATATAGAGTCCAtcagaaacaaaaaagaaagtgGAAGAGGCATGCATCCAAATAAGCAAAGAAACAGGAAAATCTCTAAAGGAATTATCAGTGTCAATCCAAAAAAAGATTTCACCATCATATGCTGCAAACCCTAGCATTGAGAAATCTAAGATTGTTGCAATGAACCTCAAGTCCATTCTCAAATCAGGGTTATGGGAAGGAACCAATCTCTTTGAGGATATTCCTCTTGTGATTGTGACTTATTTGCTGTTTGATGTGGTTTCTTGCACTGAGAAACTCGCTGAGTCAATACATGAATTGTCCATCCAaggaaaattcaagaaaaaagaCAATAAAGTTGcaccaaaaaatataaaaaatatagtaCAACATTATTatgcaattaataataataattattttattttattttatttttggaaggaggactattatgtctaacagagaaaaatgttggggattgatttgtacattagtttttcttggggactaaaatgtctgtttttaaaatctttggagagtgatttgggtaattactctgccggaaaatgaactggggactgatttgtctgctGGAGTAAAACCTTGGGAATTGATCGGGTATTAATTTTCcatggggactaaaatgtccgattcTAAAATCCTTGGAgactgatttggataattactcgGCATGAGCCCATTAAAACAAAGTATCACCGCtatcttttaaatttcaatttttttagtagCTTTCAATCATGATATATGCTTACAGATATTGCGACAAGTAACATGTTTAAACTTTGGCAAAACGTACAAACTTCTGGTGATAAAATAAGTTAACTACTATTATAATATCAACCGGAGCATGGCGTGAACAATTTTCCCTTAAACGTAATAAGTGTATATATCTCAGTGTTTATGTAAATTGTTTTCCCAAAAGAATAACTAAATATGAAAGACACAACAGTTCCAACGAAGAACAAGACTTCTAGTTTTTTCAATCCTCATATAGGCCTGTATCTATAAGGAGCAACAACCTATTCCTACCATGTTCTGTTCTCCTCAAGTGTCATGGTAAAAAATAGAAGAATCCATGAATAGGAGAATTAATATTTATAGTGAGTAAAACGttacatagaaaaagaaaaacaaaaaacatgTTTTGACCCAAAAAAATTTATCTCCTAGTACCACTAGCAGCAGCTTTAGTCTTTCCTTTGCTCAAATCAGCAAGTTCCTCGATAAGTTTTCTCTCATCACTACTCAGTCTCTTGGGGATTTCGACTTGCACGCGAACCAATTGATCACCTCTCATGTTACTCTTATTCAGCAGCGGAACACCTTTCCGAGCCATAACGAGCGTTGTGCCGGGTTGAGTCCCAGCCGGGACTTTTAAATCCACCATGCCATCTACAGTAGGAACCTTGATTGTAGTCCCCAAGATAGCATCAATATAAGACACCTTGGAGGTGTACAGAATGTTGGTGTCATCTCGTTTGAGGACAGGATCTGGGATAACTTCGATAACTACAAAGAGGTCACCAGGTGCACCGCCACGTCTTCCAGCATTGCCTTCATTCCGGACTCTTAAACGGCTACCAGAATCCACACCAGGGGGAACCTTAAGACTTATCCGTTTTGTTTTCCTCACACGACCATCCCCAGAACATGTGCTGCATGGTGTTGATGTTTCTCCGGTTCCATTGCAGGAAGAGCAGGTCATAGACTGCTGAAAGATGCCTAGAGGGGTCCTGGTTGATGAGACAACGCGACCTTGACCGCCACAAGTGCTACATCTGGATGACTTGGTCCCCGGTTTAGCCCCTGAACCATTGCAAGTGCCACAGCTATCTAACCGCCTAATCTCTATCTCCTTTTCTACTCCAAAAACTGCTTCTTtgaagttcaaaacaagactgtAATATTCGTCTTCGCCGTCAATTGCTCCATTCCAAGCACCTCTTGAACCCATGCCACCCATGCCACCCATGCCCTCAAAAAGCGTTTCAAATATATCAAAAGGACTGCTGAAATCCTGAAATCACAGAGATAAATTCCTTTCTGAGAATTGAGAAACATGCATGTGATGATAAATACTTCATCATTGTCAAAGGTTACCTACCCCCATGCCCATTCCTGAACCTTTAAGCCCGGCCTCTCCATATTGATCATATATCGATCGTTTCTCATCATCTGATAAGACCtgaaaaatagttaaaatttagACCACTATTTACTACTAAACATGAATAAATGCCAGTAACACTAGAAAATCTATAGCTTTACCTCATATGCATTGCTAATGTCCTTAAATTTCTGTTCTGCACCAGGATCTCTGCAGCATAAAGTGAATACAAAAGTGTTCAGCTATAAGCAAAATTTATGGCATGACTCTGATCGACAAAAGAAACCAACACAACTAGCAAAACTGGCATGTGATGGGGTTCTTGATCAAAAGATTTATCCAATAAGCAGTTGAGGTATTATACAAAATACCTGTTCTTTCTTTAACTAAGGACAATCTACAAGCATTATAGCATAGGACATTCAAATTTCATTGTCCAGAGCAACATTAAAATAAgaatatcaatttaaaaaaaaaaaaaatagcagaTGGAACAAAGCAATTAAGCAGAGGGAGAATGTAAGAAAGTAGATGGTGATTAAAACAGATGGCAAAAACTCACTTGTTCACATCTGGATGATAATTCCGGGCAAGCTTCCGATAAGCTGAAACATAAAAAGTATAGCAATTTGATATTGCAATCACACAAGAAGCAATAAACAAACAAAATGTGCACAATAAAACATAACATACACACTTGATAATTTATCAATCACAATCATCTCGCACTAGCCCTTATAACTGAACTGATGGTTTGCAATCTTGCCAAATAAAATTAAACTTTCTTGGAGAAGACAAAATCCTACGTTAATGAAAACCTTTCAACAAAGTAGCTCTCAAGTCTTAGCAACAAGCTTATGTAATACATCACTAACAAATCCTTCACAGTTGACTGATATGACTACTCTTTTTCCGTTCCGAGGTATTGGCAGACTCCTTTGATAGTTTTAAGTTCTAGTGTACATTTGGCTGAGGGTAAAAAATGGGGCAGTAGGTTCTACAGGTGAGCTCCATGTGTAATTTTAGTCATGGAACTCATCCATGAAAATGTTCACCTCATTTTAACCCCAACCAAACATACCTTTAGATTTCCTGTTCATTTCTAGTACTTGTATACTTCACGTGTATTTTAGGTGCACCTTTTTGAGTTATACAATAGGGAATAAGAATTTACTATTTAATAGATTCAGTGTTGTAATTGCTTTCGCTTTATATCGACACCATTGCCACCTTAAGAAAGTGGCTATCgataaaaataagttaaaagaTACAATTAGGTAATAAAACAAGAAATTTGAGCATATCAGTTGAAAATGGTGGAAGTTCAATCATATTAGACAGCGGAAGCATTGAATAATACCACTCTTAATTTCAGATTTACTAGCATTTCTTGACACGCCAAGGACAGAATAGTAATCCTGCATATTGTAATGTTAAAAGGGAACAAATTAGCGTGAGAGGACTAATTTGGTAAGGCACAACTGTATTAGAAAAACCTAAAAGGCAGTGTTGCTTAGAAATGCACAAGTAATTCAAACTTACTGTTTCTGCTCTAACTATCAACCTTGAACCCCTTCGGTGATATGTCTGAGATGAACTCATGTTAAATAGCGCACGTGAGGAATCCCGGGAGAAAAAGCTTGAAGCTGGGGCCGCTATAAAGCTCACCCTGCTTGTAACACTGTAAGAAGTAATACACAAATACACAAGTTAATTGGAGTACACTCTACAACACAATGAACTATGCTCAAAGAAAGTGTATCTATTAAACAAGGACGAAGCTAGCCCATTGGGAGCCATTTAATATTAAGAGTTAGTAGTAATTATAAAAGAAATGAGTAATTATTTCATCTCTAATGGAAAAAAATACAAAGGACAACATCGTCTCTCAAGATTTGGAAGTTGACAAATTAGTCAATCATCATTCAGAAAAGGGTGACAGATAAGTCATTCCATACGTATACATGAGAGGACTAATATGTCCGCCTTTTTAAATGATTAGAGACAAACTTGTTTGGTAAAAGGATTGTGTGGAATGAATTTGTCACTTTTAAATCTTAAATGACTATTTTGTCTCTCGTATTTTAATCAAAGACAATATTGGGGGGTTTACTCTCAAAAAATTTACAAGTTATGTCAAAATTTGGCAACCACCACTGTCACTCCTTCCACAAAGATCCACCACTGCTATAAGTAAGACATTGCAATATATTACGATTTAATATCAGGAGGGTAAAAACAGCACCTAGCTCTGAGAATCTGTGACAATACACAAATAATAAAACTACTATGCACGACAATTACAGTAACGAAATTACATCTTCTCCAAAGCTTATTGTTATATCACATGGATACTATGATAAGGAAAACATGTTAGAAGTTATTTAGCACTTTTCAATTCAAGAGCATCATCATGATTAACAAGGAATAGTGGCAGAACACCTCAAACCAATTGTTAATTGTATTCCATATAACAAATATATCTAAACAAAGGAGGACTCACTTGTGGCTGGATGATGTAGTCTTGCTCACCATGCTGGATCTTGCGAAAACCTGAGGACGAATTCCCCATTGAGTTGCAAATGTACTACCAAAATGTGTAATTGCCATCCAATATAATTTTCACTATTTCAGCAAGCCAACACACTGATAATAATCGGTATAAGAATACTTAACCAAGctcttcaacaacaacaaccaccaccaccaatcCTTAGCGAAATTCTTCAATCTGCAAAAAGTAAAAATGAAAATTTCAttgacaattatcaattatgccaTAAATGATATGAGAAAGTCTGAAAAACCTACAAGCAATTGCAGTAGCAAAGCAAATTTCACccacaaaaatccaaaaaataaataaataagaatccAAGGTTTTACAAACAGAATAAAAGTGACGAGATATATAACAACATATACTGTAAACAAAACTTCAAATTTCGCATGAGcaaataatactaataataataaaaggaatACGAAAGTTGCAATTAGTGAACTATATAGATAAGCAACGTAATTTCTAACAGAAAAGAGGGTACTTCAATTTATTTAACAACAAAAACGAAGAAATGAACAAATAAGAAGAACAAAACTAACTACGTAGTTCCCAATACACAAGGACGAACCAGGTGGCTGAGTCTTGGTTTAAGCGTAGCTCGCTACTACGGTGTGGCGCGTGATGTTATCACTAGAGAGAAGATAGTGTTGTGGCGCGTGGAAGGTTGAAGGATGAGGAGGGTATAGCGTAGTAACTAGTAATGCTGCGTGTGTGTATTTGTGATGGGAGTTGGAAACGGAACTCTCCAATTACCGCACACCAAAGCAAGCAAGGAATGAAGGAACCGGGTGGTGGAGTTTTGTTTCGGTTTTTATTACTTGAAACTGCTTAACTTATTATTGTTTAGTTAATTCTAGAACCCTAACGCCTTCTCTTCTTGCTGCAAATCAACTACACATTTTCGGCCACTTGAATTTTAGGAATTttccataaataaaatatggatttaaCTAAATACTTAAACAGTAGCTTTATTGCGGTTGTTAAGATAAtacttttttaagtttttttattaGTGTTCGAAGAACAATTTATTAAAAGATTtagaaaatatttaaattatttaatttttaaaacaaataaagCTTACGTTAATACTCAAAATTTAGGAGCCACCAAAAAGATCTTAACTTCTGGAATCAGGAGTGGTGGCATGCTATCTGAATATTATTatacttctttttttcctttctaaAATATTAATGATTGTTTAGGAATT harbors:
- the LOC107620273 gene encoding aluminum-activated malate transporter 2-like; this encodes MDEMKNNERNFGREKDGFFSFSASEVKKKIKSFSEKKLSEEDEGEGEKVKVKVKVEVKVKVKDQKGCEEEDDQGESESESALQRWLEILFIVFVSSQVLSTEKLGYFPNGIQIYIAGFGDEYFGTSDGEESNKSKLQAYKSVLNSKQIEESLVNFARWEPCHGPFRYGHPWKQYLKIGSLLRQCAYLIDSLIGFLDYTKSPSETKKKVEEACIQISKETGKSLKELSVSIQKKISPSYAANPSIEKSKIVAMNLKSILKSGLWEGTNLFEDIPLVIVTYLLFDVVSCTEKLAESIHELSIQGKFKKKDNKILRQVTCLNFGKTYKLLVIK
- the LOC107623283 gene encoding chaperone protein dnaJ A6, chloroplastic; translation: MAITHFGSTFATQWGIRPQVFARSSMVSKTTSSSHNVTSRVSFIAAPASSFFSRDSSRALFNMSSSQTYHRRGSRLIVRAETDYYSVLGVSRNASKSEIKSAYRKLARNYHPDVNKDPGAEQKFKDISNAYEVLSDDEKRSIYDQYGEAGLKGSGMGMGDFSSPFDIFETLFEGMGGMGGMGSRGAWNGAIDGEDEYYSLVLNFKEAVFGVEKEIEIRRLDSCGTCNGSGAKPGTKSSRCSTCGGQGRVVSSTRTPLGIFQQSMTCSSCNGTGETSTPCSTCSGDGRVRKTKRISLKVPPGVDSGSRLRVRNEGNAGRRGGAPGDLFVVIEVIPDPVLKRDDTNILYTSKVSYIDAILGTTIKVPTVDGMVDLKVPAGTQPGTTLVMARKGVPLLNKSNMRGDQLVRVQVEIPKRLSSDERKLIEELADLSKGKTKAAASGTRR